In a single window of the Raphanus sativus cultivar WK10039 chromosome 9, ASM80110v3, whole genome shotgun sequence genome:
- the LOC108826909 gene encoding zinc finger CCCH domain-containing protein 61, whose amino-acid sequence MDVEHNNSGHIGRPTVDILPRKLLSSATSPSSPCLGDKAQRECCHDSDSDDPYAGDHFRMYEFKIRRCTRSRSHDWTDCPFAHPGEKARRRDPRRYHYTGEVCSEFRNGGGDCSRGELCGFAHGVFECWLHPSRYRTEACKDGKHCKRKICFFAHSPRQLRVLPPSENFVSGGGGSSASVLSNKNNRCCMFCSHSPTSTLLDFSRSPTSSPPLSPADKSAVFSRLSRRHSSVAHKQALHQLITSLDSISFKEALAAAAASSSCPVTMPVTTGATMLSNHHHRLPPWLDVGDKDLQLQQSSLQYALSPSSAPSHLNGQLPPPSFFSDEFTPRGGRLSDFTVAASAAAEARDKNSFEVGHSGDIDLGWVNDLLT is encoded by the coding sequence GTCCCTGTCTTGGCGACAAAGCTCAGAGAGAGTGTTGTCACGACTCCGACTCCGACGATCCTTACGCCGGCGACCATTTCCGGATGTACGAATTCAAGATCCGACGGTGCACGCGTAGCCGTAGCCACGACTGGACCGACTGTCCTTTCGCTCATCCCGGCGAAAAGGCTCGTCGCCGCGACCCTCGCCGGTATCACTACACCGGCGAAGTCTGTTCCGAGTTTCGCAACGGCGGCGGCGATTGTAGCCGCGGTGAGTTGTGCGGCTTCGCGCACGGCGTTTTCGAGTGTTGGCTCCACCCGAGTCGTTACCGTACGGAAGCGTGCAAAGACGGTAAGCACTGTAAGAGAAAAATATGTTTCTTCGCTCACTCTCCACGTCAGCTTAGAGTTCTCCCGCCGTCGGAAAATTTCGTCTCCGGCGGAGGTGGATCGTCGGCGTCGGTGTTGAGTAATAAGAATAACCGGTGCTGTATGTTTTGTTCCCACTCTCCCACGAGCACTCTCCTGGATTTTTCACGATCACCGACGTCATCTCCGCCGTTATCTCCGGCTGATAAATCTGCCGTGTTTTCACGGCTGAGCCGCCGGCACTCCTCCGTGGCGCACAAGCAAGCTCTACACCAGCTGATTACTTCTTTAGATTCCATTAGTTTCAAGGAAGCACTCGCGGCGGCGGCGGCTTCCTCATCGTGTCCCGTCACCATGCCGGTTACCACGGGGGCTACCATGCTAAgcaaccaccaccaccgtctTCCGCCGTGGCTTGATGTCGGAGACAAAGATCTCCAACTACAACAGAGTTCCCTTCAGTATGCTTTATCACCTTCTTCGGCTCCAAGTCACCTGAATGGTCAGCTACCGCCGCCGAGCTTTTTCAGCGATGAGTTCACACCACGCGGCGGCCGTTTAAGCGATTTCACGGTGGCTGCAAGTGCGGCAGCGGAAGCTAGGGATAAGAATAGCTTTGAGGTGGGTCATAGTGGCGATATTGATCTTGGATGGGTGAACGATCTCTTGACATGA
- the LOC108826968 gene encoding uncharacterized protein LOC108826968, with translation MWGYGGKYYWRKRNNQGGGGGRCEAIVVVFAWMSSEERNLKNHVDLYDSLLWDSLVCHSQFLNMFLPDKAADLASDLVSELVKEIKAKPVPLVFASFSGGPNACMYKVLQILERICDTGLNQDDCRLVRNCISGFIYDSSPVDFTSDLGARLAVHPTTLRMSKPPKPFVWAANGIASSLDYVFLNRFESQRAEFWQTLYSTITMRVPYLILCSENDDLAPYQTIHNFATRLQELGGNVKLVKWNDSPHVGHYRYNQVDYKAAVSDFLSKAASVYLQKTRSLDREAMKEETPCDDDITEPTQSFGASTSGLNRSFNGTPLVTTDHFFVPRSTVGYFVGNGGSVQDEHKQDLIRLSSAQNGDDAVKPNGVLGQMLFDVYIPKNVEDWDVKLSETGRSRRRQGKRFIRRSRL, from the exons atgtgggGATATGGAGGAAAGTACTATTGGCGTAAGAGGAACAaccaaggaggaggaggaggaagatgcgAAGCGATCGTTGTGGTTTTCGCTTGGATGTCCAGCGAAGAACGCAATCTCAAGAACCATGTCGATCTCTATGATTCTCTTCTTTGGGACTCACTCGTTTGCCATTCCCAATTCCTCAACAT GTTCTTACCGGACAAAGCTGCGGATCTAGCTTCTGATCTTGTGTCTGAACTTGTAAAG GAGATCAAGGCAAAGCCAGTTCCTCTAGTGTTTGCTTCTTTCTCAGGAGGTCCTAATGCTTGTATGTATAAGGTTCTTCAA ATACTTGAAAGGATATGCGACACAGGACTCAATCAGGATGATTGTAGGTTGGTTAGAAACTGCATCTCAGGGTTTATCTATGACTCATCTCCTGTCGATTTCACCAGCGACTTGGGAGCTCGATTAGCTGTTCATCCAACTACGCTCAGAATGTCTAAACCACCTAAACCATTTGTATGGGCAGCCAATGGTATTGCTTCGAGTCTCGATTATGTTTTCCTCAACAGGTTTGAATCACAGCGAGCTGAGTTTTGGCAGACTCTTTACTCTACTATA ACCATGAGAGTTCCTTATCTCATTCTATGCTCTGAAAACGATGACCTAGCTCCTTACCAAACTATACACAACTTCGCCACACGTCTCCAAGAGCTAGGAGGGAATGTAAAACTTGTTAAATGGAATGATTCTCCTCACGTTG gtcaTTATCGGTACAATCAAGTCGACTATAAAGCAGCTGTATCCGACTTCTTGTCAAAAGCAGCGTCTGTTTATTTGCAGAAGACAAGAAGTCTTGACAGAGAAGCAATGAAAGAAGAAACTCCATGCGATGATGACATAACAGAGCCAACTCAAAGCTTTGGGGCATCAACCTCTGGTCTTAACCGAAGCTTCAACGGAACTCCACTTGTCACAACTGATCATTTCTTCGTGCCTAGAAGCACCGTTGGTTACTTTGTGGGCAACGGTGGGTCTGTGCAAGATGAACATAAACAAGATTTGATCCGTTTGTCCAGTGCTCAAAACGGAGATGATGCTGTTAAGCCCAATGGTGTTCTTGGTCAAATGTTGTTTGATGTTTACATCCCCAAGAACGTCGAGGATTGGGATGTGAAGCTGTCGGAAACCGGGCGGTCTAGGAGGAGACAAGGGAAGAGGTTTATACGTAGATCGAGATTGTAG
- the LOC108826967 gene encoding pentatricopeptide repeat-containing protein At5g44230 — protein sequence MTLAHSRRFSTALNPINISLLSNQLIQLGRINNNPDTFSETTHHHNKQLQISSLTSKLDDCTCLSQIKQVHAHVIRQGHDQSCYVITKLIRTLTKLGVPMDPYPRRAMELVRFRNPFLWTAAIRGYAVQGNLSEAVSMYGRMRLEGITPVSFTFSALLKACGSVGDFSLGRQFHAQTFRLSGFCSVYVGNTMIDFYVKCGYTECARKVFDEMPERDVISWTELIAAYARAGVMESAAELFERLPKKDMVAWTAMVTGFVQNAKPQEALEYFNRMEKSGIQPDEVTVAGFISACAQLGASKHADRAVEIALKAGYSPSDHVVIGSALIDMYSKCGNVEEAVKVFESMNNKNVFSYSSMILGLAMHGRAREALDLFHYMVTRTGIKPNTVTFVGVLTACSHAGLVDQGRQIFASMHETFGVEPTRDLYTCMVDLLGRAGRLQEALEVIETMSVEPHGGVWGALLGACRIHKDPDVAEIAARHLFEIEPDVIGNYILLCNVYASAGDWDGVISVRKLIKEKGLKKTPAVSWVVDDKGQTHKFFPGNMNHPMSDKIQETLEELVQRLTVLGYQPDLSTVPYNASDDEKRSILIRHTEKLALAFSLLTTSRGCTIKIMKNLRMCQDCHTFMRLASEVTGRVIIMRDNMRFHHFRSGDCSCGDFW from the coding sequence ATGACGTTAGCTCATTCTCGCCGATTCTCCACGGCGCTCAACCCCATTAACATTAGCTTACTTTCGAATCAACTAATTCAGCTCGGACGCATCAACAACAACCCCGACACCTTTTCAGAGACCACTCATCATCACAACAAACAACTCCAAATATCATCCCTCACATCGAAGCTCGACGACTGCACGTGCCTCAGTCAAATCAAACAAGTCCACGCTCACGTCATCCGACAAGGACACGACCAGAGCTGCTACGTCATCACCAAGCTGATCCGCACGCTCACCAAACTCGGCGTCCCCATGGATCCCTACCCTCGCCGCGCCATGGAGCTCGTTCGGTTCCGTAACCCGTTCCTGTGGACAGCAGCGATCCGCGGCTACGCGGTTCAAGGGAACCTCTCGGAAGCGGTTTCGATGTACGGACGCATGAGGTTAGAAGGGATCACTCCTGTTTCCTTCACTTTCTCCGCTCTTCTGAAAGCTTGCGGTTCGGTCGGGGATTTTAGTTTGGGTCGGCAGTTTCACGCGCAGACGTTTCGCCTCAGTGGGTTCTGTTCGGTGTACGTTGGCAACACGATGATCGATTTTTACGTGAAATGCGGGTATACGGAATGTGCGCgtaaggtgttcgatgaaatgcctgaacGGGACGTGATATCGTGGACCGAGCTTATAGCGGCGTACGCGAGAGCTGGGGTTATGGAATCCGCAGCGGAGCTCTTTGAAAGGTTGCCGAAGAAGGATATGGTGGCGTGGACAGCGATGGTTACAGGGTTTGTGCAGAACGCTAAACCTCAGGAAGCTTTGGAGTATTTCAACAGAATGGAGAAATCTGGGATTCAACCTGATGAAGTCACTGTCGCTGGGTTTATATCGGCTTGTGCGCAGCTTGGAGCGAGCAAGCACGCGGACCGGGCCGTCGAAATCGCTTTAAAAGCTGGCTATTCTCCTAGCGATCACGTTGTTATCGGCTCTGCGTTGATAGATATGTACTCAAAATGCGGAAACGTGGAGGAGGCGGTGAAGGTGTTTGAGTCGATGAACAACAAGAATGTTTTCTCTTATAGCTCTATGATCCTTGGTCTCGCTATGCACGGGCGTGCACGAGAGGCTTTGGATCTGTTCCATTACATGGTAACGCGGACGGGGATAAAACCGAACACGGTTACTTTCGTAGGTGTTCTCACGGCTTGTAGCCACGCGGGACTTGTGGACCAAGGGCGTCAGATATTCGCTTCTATGCATGAGACATTCGGCGTTGAACCGACGCGTGACCTCTACACCTGTATGGTCGATCTTCTAGGCCGTGCAGGAAGGTTGCAAGAAGCTCTTGAAGTGATTGAGACGATGTCTGTTGAGCCACACGGAGGTGTGTGGGGTGCGTTGCTCGGTGCCTGCAGGATCCACAAGGATCCTGACGTTGCGGAGATTGCTGCAAGACATTTGTTTGAAATTGAACCGGATGTGATCGGTAACTATATTTTGCTCTGTAACGTCTACGCTTCAGCTGGAGACTGGGACGGTGTTATAAGCGTCCGGAAACTGATTAAAGAAAAGGGTTTGAAGAAGACACCAGCGGTTAGTTGGGTTGTGGATGACAAAGGTCAGACGCACAAGTTTTTCCCGGGGAACATGAACCATCCGATGTCGGATAAGATTCAAGAGACGTTGGAAGAGCTTGTGCAGAGATTAACTGTGTTAGGCTATCAGCCGGATTTAAGCACTGTACCTTACAATGCGAGTGATGATGAGAAGAGGTCGATACTGATTAGACACACCGAGAAGCTGGCTTTAGCGTTCTCCTTGCTCACTACGAGCAGAGGTTGTACGATAAAGATAATGAAGAATCTGAGGATGTGTCAAGACTGTCATACGTTCATGCGTTTGGCGTCGGAGGTTACGGGGAGGGTGATTATAATGAGGGATAATATGAGATTCCACCATTTTAGGAGTGGAGATTGTTCCTGTGGTGATTTTTGGTGA
- the LOC108834755 gene encoding uncharacterized protein LOC108834755, whose protein sequence is MKFTDSPVIELTVNGTLLSIQQDNSTMHVGTSVWPCSLVLAKFAERWSATDSSSPSPSPNPYAELLHFRRRRAVELGTGCGVAGMAFHLLGLTEIVLTDVVQVMPALKHNLKRNKAALGKLLKTSVVSWSNRDQISALNPPFDLVIAADVVYIEESVGQLVAAMESLMKEDGAVLLGYQIRSPEADKLFWELCDAVFRIEKVPHEHLHAEYAYEEADVYIFRKKAKKSESE, encoded by the coding sequence atgaaattcacAGACTCTCCGGTGATCGAGCTAACAGTGAACGGCACACTGCTCTCAATCCAGCAAGACAACTCCACGATGCACGTCGGAACCTCCGTATGGCCCTGCTCTCTCGTCCTCGCCAAGTTCGCCGAGCGCTGGTCCGCAACGGACTCATCATCTCCGTCACCGTCTCCGAATCCATACGCCGAACTCCTCCATTTCCGCCGCCGTCGCGCCGTCGAGCTAGGCACCGGATGCGGAGTCGCCGGCATGGCGTTTCACCTGCTAGGCCTGACGGAGATCGTGCTCACCGACGTGGTCCAGGTCATGCCGGCGCTCAAGCACAACCTGAAACGGAACAAGGCGGCGCTCGGTAAGCTCCTGAAGACCTCCGTCGTCTCCTGGAGCAACCGGGATCAGATCTCGGCGCTGAACCCGCCTTTCGATCTGGTCATCGCGGCGGACGTGGTGTACATCGAGGAGTCGGTGGGGCAGCTGGTGGCGGCGATGGAGTCGCTGATGAAGGAAGACGGAGCTGTGCTGCTTGGTTATCAGATTAGGTCGCCGGAAGCTGATAAGCTGTTCTGGGAGCTGTGCGACGCCGTTTTTAGGATCGAGAAGGTTCCTCATGAGCATCTACATGCTGAGTACGCTTACGAGGAAGCTGACGTGTACATCTTTAGAAAGAAGGCGAAGAAGAGTGAATCGGAATGA
- the LOC108826970 gene encoding fasciclin-like arabinogalactan protein 13 produces MATIHLTLAPLLLLLAAIFLSTEVTAQPAAPAPGPTGPINITAILEKGGQFVTFIRLLNTTQIGSQINIQINSSSEGMTVFAPTDNAFQNLKPGALNKLSPDDQVKLILYHVSPKFYTMDDLLSVSNPVRTQATGRDGGAVYGLNFTGQGNQVNVSTGVIETRVSNALRKERPLAVYVVDMVLLPEEMFGDRKKISPVAPAPKSKSPAVSDDSSDDSSKKAAVPSQKSGSGEMKAGLGFGLGFILLCLKFIV; encoded by the coding sequence ATGGCAACCATTCATCTAACGCTAgctcctctcctcctcctcctcgccGCCATCTTCCTCTCCACGGAGGTAACTGCTCAGCCCGCCGCTCCTGCTCCTGGCCCTACCGGTCCCATCAACATCACAGCGATCCTAGAAAAAGGCGGTCAGTTTGTTACTTTTATCCGTCTTCTAAACACAACTCAAATCGGAAGCCAAATCAACATCCAAATCAACAGTTCATCAGAAGGCATGACCGTATTCGCACCAACGGACAACGCTTTCCAAAACCTTAAACCGGGAGCCCTAAACAAGTTAAGCCCGGACGACCAAGTCAAGCTCATTCTTTACCATGTTAGTCCCAAGTTCTACACAATGGATGATCTTCTCTCCGTAAGCAACCctgtcagaacacaagctactGGTCGAGACGGTGGAGCGGTTTACGGACTTAACTTCACCGGTCAAGGGAACCAAGTGAACGTGTCGACAGGCGTCATCGAGACACGTGTCAGTAATGCACTAAGAAAAGAACGTCCACTTGCGGTTTACGTGGTGGACATGGTATTGTTGCCTGAAGAGATGTTTGGAGACCGCAAGAAGATCTCACCGGTGGCGCCTGCTCCAAAATCCAAATCTCCTGCTGTCTCTGATGACTCATCAGACGACTCCTCTAAGAAAGCGGCGGTTCCGTCCCAGAAGTCTGGCTCCGGTGAGATGAAGGCTGGATTAGGCTTTGGTCTTGGATTTATTCTCTTATGTTTAAAATTCATTGTTTAA
- the LOC108826971 gene encoding ABC transporter I family member 21, producing MTEKDAMARSEGAIRVSGMQFSYDVQDPIFFDFSLDLPAGSRCLLVGANGSGKTTLLKILAGKHMVGGKNIVQVLNRSAFHDTDLVCSGDLSYLGGSWSKTAGSAGEIPLQGDFSAEHMIFGVEGIDPERREKLIDLLDINLKWRMHKVSDGQRRRVQICMGLLLPFKVLLLDEVTVDLDVVARMDLLEFFKEECEQRGATIVYATHIFDGLETWASHLAYIHGGELKLSAKLKEIKDLETSPNLLSVVENWLRSETKVEKKTKKKPVASSPFMSSRQMAYYR from the exons ATGACGGAGAAAGATGCGATGGCGAGAAGCGAGGGTGCGATTAGGGTTAGCGGAATGCAGTTTTCGTACGATGTCCAGGATCCTATATTCTTCGATTTCAGCCTGGATCTCCCCGCCGGATCTCGTTGCCTCTTGGTTGGTGCTAATGGATctg GGAAGACGACATTGTTGAAGATTCTAGCAGGAAAGCATATGGTCGGAGGGAAGAACATTGTGCAGGTCCTGAATCGCTCTGCTTTTCACGACACAGACCTTGTCTGCAGTGGTGACTTGTCTTACCTTGGAGGCTCTTGGAGCAAAACCGCTGGTTCTGCT GGTGAGATTCCTCTTCAGGGTGATTTCTCAGCAGAGCATATGATATTCGGAG tTGAAGGGATTGATCctgagagaagagagaaactgATTGATCTTCTTGATATCAACCTTAAGTGGCGTATGCACAAGGTTTCTGATGGGCAGAGGCGTCGTGTGCAAATATGCATGGGTCTTTTACTTCCCTTCAAG GTACTGTTACTGGATGAGGTCACTGTTGACCTCGACGTTGTTGCTAGGATGGATTTGTTGGAATTCTTCAAAGAAGAATGTGAACAG AGAGGAGCTACAATTGTATACGCAACGCATATTTTCGACGGACTAGAGACATGGGCTAGTCATTTGGCCTATATCCATGGAGGAGAGCTGAAGCTCTCTGCTAAACTGAAGGAGATCAAGGATTTAGAAACGTCACCGAATTTGCTCTCTGTGGTTGAGAATTGGCTTCGGTCTGAAACCAAAGTGGAGaagaagactaagaagaaaccTGTTGCTTCCTCTCCTTTTATGTCATCTAGACAAATGGCGTATTACCGATGA
- the LOC108826972 gene encoding uncharacterized protein LOC108826972 isoform X4 has product MQELHEAATAYYNNGSTEQQNLAWQFFCSMDGDGNGRVSFQEYTDFLCRTTGLAWVHRDMFQELDRNRDGQLDFWEVLTLYYVARTRTIGCRTCLQPLIGLHFTCVTCFESQCVGETFDLCVNCYMRRNYNHPHHVFLDSFVLLRSRRSHPPLEPPGDQNMPEQRPARMGWWVAMSAMEIAISMGLSTFCTIM; this is encoded by the exons ATGCAAGAGCTCCATGAAGCGGCAACAGCCTATTACAACAACGGCTCCACGGAGCAACAGAATTTGGCATGGCAGTTTTTCTGTTCAATGGACGGTGACGGTAATGGCCGTGTCAGCTTTCAAGAGTATACCGACTTCTTGTGTAGAACCACTGGTTTAGCTTGGGTCCATCGCGACATGTTTCAGGAACTAGACCGAAATAGAGACGGCCAGCTTGACTTCTGGGAGGTTTTGACGCTTTACTATGTGGCTCGGACGCGGACCATCGGCTGCCGCACGTGCCTCCAGCCTCTCATTGGTTTACACTTTACGTGTGTAACGTGCTTCGAATCGCAGTGTGTTGGAGAGACGTTTGATCTCTGCGTCAACTGTTATATGCGGCGGAATTACAATCATCCGCATCATGTCTTCCTGGATAGTTTCGTTTTATTACGATCTAGGCGTAGCCACCCTCCTCTG GAGCCGCCTGGCGACCAAAACATGCCCGAACAACGACCTGCGAGG ATGGGATGGTGGGTCGCGATGAGCGCAATGGAAATTGCAATTTCTATGGGACTCAGTACCTTTTGCACTATTATGTAA
- the LOC108826972 gene encoding uncharacterized protein LOC108826972 isoform X3, whose product MQELHEAATAYYNNGSTEQQNLAWQFFCSMDGDGNGRVSFQEYTDFLCRTTGLAWVHRDMFQELDRNRDGQLDFWEVLTLYYVARTRTIGCRTCLQPLIGLHFTCVTCFESQCVGETFDLCVNCYMRRNYNHPHHVFLDSFVLLRSRRSHPPLLQEPPGDQNMPEQRPARMGWWVAMSAMEIAISMGLSTFCTIM is encoded by the exons ATGCAAGAGCTCCATGAAGCGGCAACAGCCTATTACAACAACGGCTCCACGGAGCAACAGAATTTGGCATGGCAGTTTTTCTGTTCAATGGACGGTGACGGTAATGGCCGTGTCAGCTTTCAAGAGTATACCGACTTCTTGTGTAGAACCACTGGTTTAGCTTGGGTCCATCGCGACATGTTTCAGGAACTAGACCGAAATAGAGACGGCCAGCTTGACTTCTGGGAGGTTTTGACGCTTTACTATGTGGCTCGGACGCGGACCATCGGCTGCCGCACGTGCCTCCAGCCTCTCATTGGTTTACACTTTACGTGTGTAACGTGCTTCGAATCGCAGTGTGTTGGAGAGACGTTTGATCTCTGCGTCAACTGTTATATGCGGCGGAATTACAATCATCCGCATCATGTCTTCCTGGATAGTTTCGTTTTATTACGATCTAGGCGTAGCCACCCTCCTCTG TTGCAGGAGCCGCCTGGCGACCAAAACATGCCCGAACAACGACCTGCGAGG ATGGGATGGTGGGTCGCGATGAGCGCAATGGAAATTGCAATTTCTATGGGACTCAGTACCTTTTGCACTATTATGTAA
- the LOC108826972 gene encoding uncharacterized protein LOC108826972 isoform X1, whose protein sequence is MQELHEAATAYYNNGSTEQQNLAWQFFCSMDGDGNGRVSFQEYTDFLCRTTGLAWVHRDMFQELDRNRDGQLDFWEVLTLYYVARTRTIGCRTCLQPLIGLHFTCVTCFESQCVGETFDLCVNCYMRRNYNHPHHVFLDSFVLLRSRRSHPPLLQEPPGDQNMPEQRPARVVADGMVGRDERNGNCNFYGTQYLLHYYVKTHFPSHCCFFWSKSHCCFYQKKKSHCCFFLYI, encoded by the exons ATGCAAGAGCTCCATGAAGCGGCAACAGCCTATTACAACAACGGCTCCACGGAGCAACAGAATTTGGCATGGCAGTTTTTCTGTTCAATGGACGGTGACGGTAATGGCCGTGTCAGCTTTCAAGAGTATACCGACTTCTTGTGTAGAACCACTGGTTTAGCTTGGGTCCATCGCGACATGTTTCAGGAACTAGACCGAAATAGAGACGGCCAGCTTGACTTCTGGGAGGTTTTGACGCTTTACTATGTGGCTCGGACGCGGACCATCGGCTGCCGCACGTGCCTCCAGCCTCTCATTGGTTTACACTTTACGTGTGTAACGTGCTTCGAATCGCAGTGTGTTGGAGAGACGTTTGATCTCTGCGTCAACTGTTATATGCGGCGGAATTACAATCATCCGCATCATGTCTTCCTGGATAGTTTCGTTTTATTACGATCTAGGCGTAGCCACCCTCCTCTG TTGCAGGAGCCGCCTGGCGACCAAAACATGCCCGAACAACGACCTGCGAGG GTGGTTGCAGATGGGATGGTGGGTCGCGATGAGCGCAATGGAAATTGCAATTTCTATGGGACTCAGTACCTTTTGCACTATTATGTAAAAACTCATTTTCCATCtcattgttgttttttttggtcaaaatctcattgttgtttttatcaaaaaaaaaaatcccattgttgttttttcttatatatttag
- the LOC108826972 gene encoding uncharacterized protein LOC108826972 isoform X2 produces MQELHEAATAYYNNGSTEQQNLAWQFFCSMDGDGNGRVSFQEYTDFLCRTTGLAWVHRDMFQELDRNRDGQLDFWEVLTLYYVARTRTIGCRTCLQPLIGLHFTCVTCFESQCVGETFDLCVNCYMRRNYNHPHHVFLDSFVLLRSRRSHPPLEPPGDQNMPEQRPARVVADGMVGRDERNGNCNFYGTQYLLHYYVKTHFPSHCCFFWSKSHCCFYQKKKSHCCFFLYI; encoded by the exons ATGCAAGAGCTCCATGAAGCGGCAACAGCCTATTACAACAACGGCTCCACGGAGCAACAGAATTTGGCATGGCAGTTTTTCTGTTCAATGGACGGTGACGGTAATGGCCGTGTCAGCTTTCAAGAGTATACCGACTTCTTGTGTAGAACCACTGGTTTAGCTTGGGTCCATCGCGACATGTTTCAGGAACTAGACCGAAATAGAGACGGCCAGCTTGACTTCTGGGAGGTTTTGACGCTTTACTATGTGGCTCGGACGCGGACCATCGGCTGCCGCACGTGCCTCCAGCCTCTCATTGGTTTACACTTTACGTGTGTAACGTGCTTCGAATCGCAGTGTGTTGGAGAGACGTTTGATCTCTGCGTCAACTGTTATATGCGGCGGAATTACAATCATCCGCATCATGTCTTCCTGGATAGTTTCGTTTTATTACGATCTAGGCGTAGCCACCCTCCTCTG GAGCCGCCTGGCGACCAAAACATGCCCGAACAACGACCTGCGAGG GTGGTTGCAGATGGGATGGTGGGTCGCGATGAGCGCAATGGAAATTGCAATTTCTATGGGACTCAGTACCTTTTGCACTATTATGTAAAAACTCATTTTCCATCtcattgttgttttttttggtcaaaatctcattgttgtttttatcaaaaaaaaaaatcccattgttgttttttcttatatatttag